The following proteins are encoded in a genomic region of Sorangiineae bacterium MSr12523:
- a CDS encoding substrate-binding domain-containing protein — protein MKAKLAIVAVFIVALAVVVFFSFKEKENPTKDPSTPPVSGVASLSASGKPREGAVEISMLYGTEKKDWIEDAAASFAQQHPEIRVKLIGKGSIDAEQAILDGKEKPTIFSPADSMILNLLDSDWQTKTKTNILAGGQGEDAPQTLVITPLVFVAWEDRAAALLKSSGTTIAWHTIRKAVSSPQGWPAVGGKADWGFVKLGHTDPTLSNSGMQALYLMALEFYGKTGGLEVGDLLKPNYQAFLKDIEKGVQKFESSTGTFMTDMVRFGPSKYDISVVYENLAIAQIENAQGRWGNLKVYYPAVTLWSDHPVALLQGDWITPEQKQAARTWIAHLRSRPVQEKALAYGFRPADPAIPIKTGDAQNPFTKLAAFGIRVDIPPVARAPEGAVVRNMLTLWSRTIAPAR, from the coding sequence TTGAAAGCCAAATTGGCCATCGTTGCCGTCTTCATCGTGGCCCTCGCCGTCGTGGTGTTCTTCTCCTTCAAAGAGAAAGAAAACCCGACCAAGGATCCGTCCACGCCTCCGGTCAGCGGCGTTGCCTCGCTCTCCGCATCGGGAAAGCCCCGTGAGGGGGCGGTGGAGATCTCCATGCTGTACGGCACGGAGAAGAAAGACTGGATCGAAGATGCCGCGGCCAGCTTCGCCCAGCAGCACCCCGAAATCCGCGTCAAGCTGATTGGCAAAGGCTCCATCGACGCCGAGCAGGCCATTCTGGACGGGAAGGAAAAGCCCACCATCTTCAGCCCGGCCGATTCGATGATTCTGAATCTGCTCGATTCGGATTGGCAGACGAAAACCAAGACGAACATCCTCGCGGGGGGCCAAGGTGAAGATGCACCGCAGACGCTGGTCATTACGCCGCTGGTCTTCGTCGCCTGGGAAGATCGGGCGGCGGCGCTGCTCAAGTCGTCGGGTACCACCATTGCGTGGCACACCATCCGCAAGGCGGTGAGCTCGCCGCAGGGATGGCCCGCCGTCGGCGGAAAGGCCGATTGGGGCTTCGTCAAATTAGGGCATACGGATCCGACGCTCTCCAATTCGGGGATGCAGGCGCTCTACCTGATGGCGCTCGAATTTTACGGAAAGACCGGCGGCCTCGAGGTGGGCGACCTACTCAAACCGAATTACCAGGCCTTTCTCAAGGACATCGAAAAAGGGGTGCAGAAGTTCGAGTCGTCCACGGGCACGTTCATGACCGACATGGTTCGATTCGGCCCTTCGAAATACGATATCAGCGTGGTGTACGAGAACCTGGCCATCGCACAAATCGAGAATGCGCAGGGCCGCTGGGGCAATCTCAAAGTGTATTATCCGGCGGTGACCCTTTGGAGCGATCACCCCGTCGCGCTGCTGCAGGGCGATTGGATCACCCCCGAGCAAAAGCAGGCCGCGCGGACGTGGATTGCCCACTTGCGCAGCCGCCCCGTGCAGGAGAAGGCACTGGCCTACGGGTTCCGCCCGGCGGATCCGGCCATCCCCATCAAGACGGGGGATGCGCAGAATCCGTTCACGAAGCTGGCCGCCTTCGGCATCCGCGTGGATATCCCGCCGGTGGCGCGCGCGCCCGAAGGGGCCGTGGTGCGCAACATGCTCACGCTGTGGAGCCGGACGATCGCGCCTGCAAGATGA
- a CDS encoding MFS transporter, with protein MADPASVPFHVSMTYFKIVFPLALIMFLIGADEYVLSSILSPMGESFHVEPARVALLVTAYALPCAVLGPLFGALSDRWGRRRVVLPSLAVFTIATYGVAAAPNFPVALVARFICGGAAAALGPNAFALVGDLIPQERRPAAMGHTMMGLTIGFIASPALGGWITEQFGWRWAFIVLATCGIGAWVSAAFAIPAKRTTVQGEAESVVAGVARAFALPGVPAGIASQGLWIGVTIGVMAISGEIFRTRYALSLSETGMWLASFGVLTIAGNLLVAPAVSWTGSTKRAVLLGIVGTLFGIGGLTLLASSPFVVALGGFWLWAVFAGFGGPALQALLADLGGERRATVLSTSASAMQLGVVATTFFTAWTFPQFGSVGVGAIACCSFVLSFILQARSSGSTA; from the coding sequence GTGGCAGACCCTGCCTCCGTCCCGTTTCACGTTTCGATGACCTACTTCAAGATTGTCTTCCCCCTGGCGTTGATCATGTTTCTGATCGGCGCCGACGAATACGTTCTCTCATCCATTCTGTCGCCCATGGGCGAGAGCTTTCACGTCGAGCCGGCGCGTGTTGCGCTGCTGGTGACGGCGTACGCGTTGCCCTGTGCCGTGCTGGGTCCGCTGTTCGGTGCGCTGTCCGATCGATGGGGACGGCGGCGCGTCGTTCTTCCGTCGCTCGCCGTCTTCACCATCGCGACGTACGGCGTGGCCGCCGCGCCCAATTTCCCCGTGGCGCTCGTTGCGCGGTTCATTTGTGGCGGTGCGGCGGCGGCCCTCGGTCCGAATGCATTCGCCTTGGTGGGCGATTTGATTCCGCAGGAGCGGCGGCCCGCGGCGATGGGGCACACCATGATGGGGCTCACCATCGGCTTCATCGCCAGCCCCGCGCTCGGCGGATGGATCACCGAGCAATTCGGCTGGCGTTGGGCCTTCATCGTGCTCGCCACTTGCGGCATTGGCGCGTGGGTGTCGGCGGCATTTGCGATCCCGGCCAAGCGCACCACGGTGCAGGGCGAGGCGGAGTCCGTCGTCGCGGGCGTGGCCCGTGCCTTTGCGCTTCCTGGCGTGCCGGCGGGCATTGCGTCGCAAGGGCTGTGGATCGGTGTGACCATCGGCGTGATGGCCATCTCGGGCGAGATTTTTCGCACGCGCTACGCGCTCAGTCTGTCCGAAACGGGGATGTGGCTCGCCAGCTTTGGCGTGTTGACCATCGCCGGCAACCTTCTCGTCGCGCCCGCGGTTTCGTGGACCGGCAGCACCAAACGCGCCGTGCTTCTGGGCATCGTGGGCACCCTGTTCGGCATCGGCGGGCTCACGCTGCTCGCGTCGTCGCCGTTCGTGGTGGCCCTCGGCGGTTTCTGGCTCTGGGCCGTCTTCGCGGGCTTTGGAGGCCCCGCGCTTCAAGCCCTCCTGGCCGATCTCGGCGGCGAGCGCCGGGCCACGGTTCTCTCGACCAGTGCGAGCGCCATGCAGCTCGGCGTCGTCGCCACCACGTTCTTCACCGCGTGGACGTTTCCTCAGTTTGGCAGCGTCGGCGTGGGCGCGATCGCCTGTTGCTCGTTCGTCCTCTCGTTCATCTTGCAGGCGCGATCGTCCGGCTCCACAGCGTGA